One window from the genome of Halictus rubicundus isolate RS-2024b chromosome 7, iyHalRubi1_principal, whole genome shotgun sequence encodes:
- the Trf2 gene encoding TATA box binding protein-related factor 2, translated as MATAIQKNGMKPLTNTINHVEGVNNLDNTGICKEEKDERLFDGQIQPYMDPPEQEPRELDIVINNVVCSFSVRCHLNLREIALNGSNVEYRRENGMITMKLRRPYTTASIWSSGKVTCTGATSEVQAKIAARRFARSLQKLGFKVRFNNYRVVNVLGTCCMPFAIKITSFSLYHKENADYEPELHPGVTYKLKEPKATLKIFSTGSVTVTAPNVAAVQAAIEYIYPLVYEFRKERTAEDELAVATKKRRTGLNKRNHDEFLHDPDYVYDTIFSDEEDEGEGAESDASWD; from the exons ATGGCAACTGCTATTCAAAAGAATGGCATGAAACCTCTAACGAACACAATAAATCATGTAGAAGGTGTAAATAATTTAGATAATACAGGTATATGTAAAGAagagaaagatgaaagactgttTGATGGGCAAATTCAACCTTACATGGATCCTCCTGAACAAGAGCCTCGTGAACTggatattgttattaataatgtaGTCTGCAGCTTCAGTGTTAGGTGTCATTTAAATTTACGAGAAATTGCGCTTAATGGATCTAATGTGGAGTATAGAAGGGAAAATGGG ATGATAACAATGAAATTAAGAAGACCTTATACTACTGCTTCTATATGGTCTTCTGGTAAAGTAACGTGCACTGGTGCAACCAGTGAAGTTCAAGCAAAGATAGCAGCAAGAAGATTTGCTCGTTCATTACAGAAACTTGGATTCAAAGTGCGATTTAACAATTATAGGGTGGTTAATGTGTTAGGTACATGTTGTATGCCATTTGCAATCAAGATAACATCATTTTCATTGTATCACAAGGAAAATGCAGA TTACGAACCAGAATTGCATCCTGGTGTTACATACAAATTAAAAGAACCAAAAGCTACTCTGAAGATATTTTCTACAGGCAGTGTTACTGTAACTG CTCCTAATGTTGCTGCTGTTCAGGCAGCAATCGAATACATCTATCCATTAGTGTATGAATTTCGTAAAGAAAGGACAGCAGAAGATGAACTTGCAGTGGCAACAAAGAAGCGTAGAACTGGTCTAAACAAAAGAAATCATGACGAGTTCCTACATGACCCAGATTATGTATATGACACCatattttcggatgaagaagatgaAGGTGAAGGAGCTGAGAGCGATGCCAGTTGGGACTGA